The following proteins come from a genomic window of Polaribacter dokdonensis:
- a CDS encoding RNA polymerase sigma factor: MKPTKQLHQTIIDQCKCNDAKAQMQLYNLYSKGMFVVAVRYMKDKCLAEDVMQDAFIKAFKNIESYKNEVTFGAWLKRIVINQCIDCLKRKKLELVSINEEFTGNIESENWNFESDVCIDLIVTKINELKEKYRLVLSLYLLEGYDHQEISQVLNISENTSRTHLLRGKRILREELKSTSYAARY, translated from the coding sequence ATGAAACCAACCAAACAATTACATCAAACTATAATAGATCAATGCAAATGCAATGATGCAAAAGCGCAAATGCAATTGTATAATTTGTATTCAAAAGGCATGTTTGTGGTAGCTGTTAGGTATATGAAAGATAAATGCCTGGCAGAAGATGTTATGCAAGACGCTTTTATTAAAGCTTTTAAAAATATTGAAAGCTATAAAAATGAAGTAACTTTTGGAGCTTGGTTAAAGAGAATTGTTATTAATCAATGTATAGATTGTTTAAAACGTAAAAAATTAGAATTAGTTTCTATAAATGAGGAGTTTACAGGAAATATAGAAAGTGAGAATTGGAACTTTGAAAGTGATGTTTGTATTGATTTAATTGTAACTAAGATAAACGAGTTAAAAGAGAAATACAGATTAGTACTCTCTTTGTATTTGCTCGAAGGTTATGATCATCAAGAAATTTCTCAAGTTTTAAATATTAGTGAAAATACGTCTAGAACACATCTGTTAAGAGGTAAAAGAATTTTAAGAGAAGAACTAAAAAGTACGAGTTATGCAG